One Halofilum ochraceum DNA segment encodes these proteins:
- a CDS encoding MBL fold metallo-hydrolase RNA specificity domain-containing protein, translating into MQIHHHGGATGVTGSCHRLQITPQQSLLIDCGLFQGADHGEADTLERHRIDFPVDDIAALIVTHVHIDHIGRLPHLLAAGYTGPILCSTPSARLLPLVIEDALKIGFTRDHDLIERFLATVDDRLQPLDYDRWTTVISDPEREVRVRLQRAGHILGSAYVEIDVRGAGEARGERVVFSGDLGAPGAPLLPAPEPPTRADRLVLESTYGDRRHEGREDRTARLRNTIERAHTNGGTVIIPAFSIGRTQELLYELEAMIHAGEGEWPQLDIIVDSPLAARFTEVYRELRPFWDAEAQQRLETARHPLDFDSLHTVDSHEEHQRMVAMLAASGRPAVVLAAAGMCTGGRVVNYLHAMLEDERHHILFVGYQAAGTPGRAIQQAGQGGQVELDGHRYTIQAGVDTINGYSAHADAQDLRDFVHGIEQPPKEIRLVHGDPEARHALAESLQHITRIIPDP; encoded by the coding sequence ATGCAGATCCACCACCACGGTGGCGCCACCGGTGTCACCGGCAGCTGCCACCGCCTGCAGATCACCCCGCAGCAATCCCTGCTGATCGACTGCGGCCTCTTCCAGGGCGCCGATCACGGCGAAGCCGACACGCTGGAACGCCACCGCATCGACTTCCCGGTCGACGACATCGCGGCCCTGATCGTCACCCACGTGCATATCGACCACATCGGCCGCCTGCCGCACCTCCTCGCCGCCGGCTACACCGGTCCGATCCTCTGCTCCACGCCCTCCGCCCGTCTACTGCCGCTGGTCATAGAGGACGCCCTCAAGATCGGGTTCACCCGTGATCACGATCTCATCGAGCGCTTCCTCGCCACCGTTGATGACCGCCTGCAGCCGCTCGACTATGACCGCTGGACCACCGTCATCAGTGACCCGGAACGCGAAGTCCGCGTCCGCCTCCAGCGGGCGGGCCACATCCTCGGTTCGGCCTACGTCGAGATCGACGTTCGCGGGGCAGGAGAGGCACGCGGCGAACGCGTCGTCTTCTCCGGCGACCTCGGCGCCCCCGGCGCGCCGCTGCTTCCCGCACCGGAGCCGCCCACCCGCGCGGACCGCCTGGTCCTCGAAAGCACCTACGGCGACCGTCGCCACGAAGGCCGCGAAGATCGCACCGCCCGTCTGCGCAACACCATCGAACGCGCGCACACCAATGGCGGCACCGTCATCATCCCGGCGTTTAGTATCGGCCGCACCCAGGAACTTCTGTACGAACTAGAGGCGATGATCCACGCCGGCGAGGGCGAATGGCCGCAGCTCGACATCATCGTCGACTCCCCGCTGGCCGCCCGCTTCACCGAGGTCTACCGTGAACTGCGCCCGTTCTGGGACGCCGAAGCGCAGCAGCGCCTCGAGACCGCCCGCCATCCGCTCGATTTCGACAGCCTGCACACCGTCGACAGCCACGAAGAGCATCAACGTATGGTCGCGATGCTGGCGGCGAGCGGCCGCCCGGCAGTCGTCTTGGCCGCCGCGGGCATGTGCACTGGCGGCCGCGTCGTCAACTACCTCCATGCCATGCTCGAAGACGAACGCCACCACATCCTGTTCGTCGGCTACCAGGCCGCCGGCACCCCCGGCCGCGCCATCCAGCAGGCCGGGCAGGGCGGCCAGGTCGAACTCGACGGCCACCGCTACACCATCCAGGCCGGCGTCGACACCATCAACGGCTACTCCGCCCACGCCGACGCCCAGGATCTCAGAGACTTCGTCCACGGCATCGAACAGCCGCCCAAAGAAATCCGCCTCGTCCACGGCGACCCCGAAGCCCGCCACGCACTGGCCGAATCCCTGCAGCACATCACCAGAATCATCCCAGACCCGTAG
- a CDS encoding nucleoside-diphosphate sugar epimerase/dehydratase, with protein MTATEFGARIARFGQALTHLPRGGKRVVLAGTDLIVMAVAFWASFALRLDEPLPQRFLDVAWLVVAVPLLSLPGLYLAGVYRSVVRLMGTPAIIAMLKGATVSVGVFAGLVLLFRYEGVPRSSYFIYWFLVAGGLGGARFLARGLLPRPGVARRDRQPVLIYGAGMAGIQLAGLLEHGDAFRVVGFIDDDPSMHGTEIRGVTVHSPDRIERLIKRFGVHQVFLAIPSASRVRRREVISLLERYPVRVRTIPGLAEIVSGAAGIDQLRDIEADDLLGRPPVPPNTALLDGCISGRVLMVTGAGGSVGSELSRQIVQRGPRRIVLFERAEFPLYRIERELRGLAEADGRGIEILPVLGDVLDQQHLEMVMRTHAVEAVYHAAAYKHVPLVEANPVQGLHTNLFGTLAAVRAAQATGVRTFVLVSTDKAVNPENVMGASKRLAELTVSALAREGDSPTRLCAVRFGNVLDSSGSVVPVFRDQIRRGGPLTVTHPDVIRYFMTIPEAAQLILQAGAMADGGDIFVLDMGEPVRVLDLAHRMIRLSGLEVRNESNPEGDIEIEFTGLRPGEKLYEELLTGDPASAKPTSHDMIVRAHETGLPWPELESRIQELKNLCTTPGHDNVRARLMAIATTEPQNADATP; from the coding sequence ATGACGGCTACGGAATTCGGCGCACGCATTGCACGATTCGGGCAGGCGCTCACGCACCTGCCGCGCGGTGGCAAGCGCGTGGTCCTCGCCGGTACCGATCTCATCGTGATGGCCGTCGCGTTCTGGGCGAGTTTCGCCCTGCGCCTCGACGAGCCGTTGCCGCAGCGCTTCCTCGATGTCGCCTGGCTGGTGGTCGCCGTCCCGCTACTCAGTTTGCCCGGTCTCTATCTCGCCGGCGTCTACCGCAGCGTCGTCCGTCTCATGGGCACGCCCGCGATCATCGCAATGCTCAAGGGCGCGACCGTATCGGTGGGCGTATTCGCGGGGCTCGTGCTGCTGTTCCGCTACGAGGGCGTCCCGCGCTCCAGCTACTTCATCTACTGGTTCCTCGTCGCCGGTGGCCTCGGTGGCGCGCGCTTCCTGGCGCGAGGCCTACTCCCCCGACCGGGCGTGGCGCGCCGGGATCGTCAACCGGTCCTGATCTACGGAGCCGGCATGGCCGGTATACAGCTTGCGGGGCTGCTGGAGCACGGCGATGCCTTTCGGGTCGTGGGTTTCATCGATGACGATCCCTCCATGCACGGCACGGAAATCCGGGGCGTGACCGTCCACTCGCCGGACAGGATTGAACGACTCATCAAACGCTTCGGCGTCCACCAGGTCTTCTTGGCCATCCCGTCGGCCTCGCGCGTACGCCGGCGCGAGGTCATCTCGCTGCTCGAACGGTATCCGGTCCGGGTGCGCACGATTCCGGGCCTCGCCGAGATCGTCAGCGGCGCCGCTGGTATCGACCAGTTACGCGATATCGAAGCGGACGACCTCCTGGGCCGCCCGCCCGTGCCGCCGAATACGGCACTGCTCGATGGCTGTATCAGCGGGCGCGTGCTGATGGTCACCGGCGCCGGGGGTTCCGTCGGATCCGAACTCAGCCGCCAGATCGTCCAGCGCGGCCCGCGTCGGATCGTCCTGTTCGAGCGCGCCGAATTCCCGCTGTACCGCATCGAACGCGAACTGCGGGGGCTGGCGGAAGCGGACGGACGCGGGATCGAGATCCTGCCCGTGCTCGGCGATGTACTGGACCAACAGCACCTCGAGATGGTCATGCGCACGCACGCCGTGGAGGCCGTCTACCATGCCGCCGCGTACAAACACGTCCCTCTGGTCGAAGCCAACCCGGTGCAGGGCCTCCACACCAATCTCTTCGGCACGCTCGCCGCCGTCCGCGCGGCGCAGGCCACCGGGGTTCGGACCTTCGTCCTCGTCTCCACGGACAAGGCCGTTAACCCGGAGAACGTCATGGGCGCCAGCAAGCGCCTCGCGGAGCTTACCGTCAGCGCCCTGGCCCGCGAAGGCGACAGTCCGACGCGCCTGTGTGCCGTGCGCTTCGGCAACGTCCTCGACTCTTCCGGCTCGGTCGTCCCCGTATTCCGCGATCAGATCCGCCGCGGCGGTCCGCTCACGGTCACGCACCCGGACGTCATCCGCTACTTTATGACCATCCCGGAGGCCGCCCAGCTCATCCTCCAGGCCGGGGCGATGGCCGATGGCGGCGACATCTTCGTCCTCGATATGGGCGAACCCGTGCGCGTGCTCGACCTGGCTCACCGCATGATCCGCCTCAGCGGCCTCGAAGTCCGCAATGAAAGCAACCCGGAAGGTGACATCGAGATCGAATTCACCGGCCTTCGCCCTGGCGAGAAGCTTTACGAAGAACTGCTCACCGGGGATCCCGCCAGCGCCAAACCCACCAGCCACGACATGATCGTCCGCGCCCACGAGACAGGCCTCCCCTGGCCCGAACTCGAGTCCCGCATCCAGGAACTGAAAAACCTCTGCACCACCCCCGGCCACGACAACGTCCGCGCTCGCCTCATGGCGATCGCCACAACCGAACCGCAAAACGCTGACGCGACCCCGTAG
- a CDS encoding DegT/DnrJ/EryC1/StrS family aminotransferase, with protein sequence MSPWPHHEEDEVAAVEGVLASGRVNYWNGDEGRAFEREFADYCRAAHAIAVANGTLALELALHALGIGPGDEVIVTPRSFIASVACVVNAGAHPVFADIDPDSQNITPESARTVLSPRTRAVLPVHLGGWPCDMDGFRALAEEHGLYLIEDCSQAHGATWNGQPVGSFGDAAAFSFCTDKIMSTGGEGGMLLLHDQAAWHRAWSRKDHGKAWDAVYEHEHPPGFRWQHASFGTNARMTEMQAAIGRIQLRKLDGWLELRRRNAALLEELLTPLDTLDVPIPPVHVGHARYRFYAFVRPERLSPGSDRNTIMSALQADGVPCAQGSCPEIYREAAFRNTGIAPAKRLRVAKQLADTALALPVHPTLGPDEVRTMGARVAAAVRQATGSP encoded by the coding sequence ATGAGTCCATGGCCGCATCATGAAGAAGACGAAGTCGCTGCCGTGGAGGGTGTTCTCGCGTCCGGCCGCGTCAACTACTGGAATGGCGACGAAGGCCGCGCCTTCGAGCGTGAATTCGCCGACTACTGTCGCGCGGCGCATGCCATCGCCGTCGCCAACGGCACGCTCGCGCTCGAGCTCGCGCTACACGCGCTAGGGATCGGGCCCGGAGACGAGGTGATTGTCACGCCGCGCAGCTTCATCGCCTCCGTTGCGTGTGTCGTCAACGCGGGTGCGCATCCGGTGTTCGCGGATATCGACCCGGATAGCCAGAATATCACCCCGGAGTCGGCACGCACCGTGCTGTCGCCCCGGACGCGGGCGGTGCTGCCGGTCCACCTCGGGGGCTGGCCTTGCGACATGGATGGGTTCCGCGCGCTGGCCGAGGAGCACGGGCTGTATCTGATCGAGGACTGTTCCCAGGCACACGGCGCCACCTGGAATGGTCAGCCGGTGGGGTCGTTCGGTGATGCGGCCGCCTTTTCCTTCTGCACGGACAAGATCATGTCCACGGGCGGCGAGGGCGGTATGCTGCTGCTCCACGACCAAGCCGCGTGGCACCGGGCATGGAGCCGCAAGGATCACGGCAAGGCCTGGGATGCGGTGTATGAACACGAGCACCCGCCCGGGTTCCGTTGGCAGCATGCGTCATTCGGTACCAATGCGCGCATGACCGAGATGCAGGCGGCGATCGGCCGGATCCAGCTGCGGAAGCTCGACGGTTGGCTTGAACTTCGCCGCCGCAACGCGGCATTGCTCGAAGAATTGCTGACGCCGCTCGATACGCTGGATGTGCCGATCCCGCCAGTTCACGTGGGCCACGCCCGTTACCGCTTTTACGCATTCGTGCGCCCGGAACGGCTCAGCCCGGGCAGCGACCGCAATACCATCATGAGCGCGCTGCAGGCGGACGGGGTACCCTGTGCGCAGGGGAGTTGCCCGGAGATCTATCGGGAAGCGGCGTTCCGCAATACCGGAATCGCGCCGGCCAAAAGGCTGCGCGTGGCGAAGCAATTGGCGGATACCGCGCTGGCATTGCCGGTGCACCCGACGCTCGGGCCGGATGAAGTGCGAACAATGGGCGCGCGAGTCGCAGCAGCAGTCCGCCAGGCAACGGGGAGTCCGTAG
- a CDS encoding sugar transferase: MHETARTTVERTEGLSSPQATAKRGFDLLVAVVVLVLTFWLILFAWIAATLDTRANGFFTQERVGHRGRPFRVIKLRTMRSDASEPTNVTTSADARITRLGRVFRRTKLDELPQLINVLKGDMSLVGPRPDVPGFADELNGGDRLILTVRPGITGPATLKYRDEEALLAAVGDPEAWNRDVLWPDKVRLNREYVRNWSFRRDLYYLWKTLFA, encoded by the coding sequence ATGCATGAGACCGCGCGGACAACGGTGGAGCGTACGGAGGGCCTGTCCTCTCCTCAGGCCACCGCCAAACGCGGATTCGATCTGCTCGTTGCCGTGGTCGTTCTCGTGCTGACTTTCTGGCTGATCCTGTTTGCCTGGATTGCCGCCACGCTCGACACTCGTGCGAACGGCTTCTTTACGCAGGAGCGGGTGGGGCACCGGGGCCGCCCCTTTCGCGTGATCAAATTGCGCACGATGCGGAGCGACGCATCGGAACCCACGAACGTCACGACGAGCGCGGACGCACGGATCACCCGTCTCGGACGAGTGTTCCGGCGGACGAAACTCGATGAACTGCCACAGCTGATCAACGTACTGAAAGGCGACATGAGTCTGGTTGGTCCGCGACCGGATGTCCCGGGCTTCGCCGACGAACTGAACGGCGGCGATCGCTTGATCCTGACGGTGCGCCCCGGCATTACCGGGCCGGCCACATTGAAATATCGCGATGAGGAGGCGTTACTGGCGGCGGTCGGTGATCCGGAGGCCTGGAATCGTGACGTGCTCTGGCCGGACAAGGTCCGCCTCAATCGTGAGTACGTGCGCAACTGGTCGTTTCGACGTGACCTCTATTACTTATGGAAGACCCTGTTCGCATGA
- a CDS encoding sulfotransferase family protein, translating to MSLAARPVIIIGAPRSGTNMLRDVLVHLPGVATWPADEINYIWRHGNLRYPSDAFGVSMARPRVRRYIRARFDRVARRYGASTVVEKTCANSLRVPFVDAVVPEARYLFIRRNGFDAIGSAMERWKAPLDVPYLARKARFVPLTDLPYYGGRYLWHRGYRLFSPERRLASWGPRLDGMPELLARHPLDEICALQWRQCLEAAHGALETMAAHRWMEIVYEDFVRDPEAELARITAFLDLDVSGENRAEAVVGVRADSIGKGRDRLDTEARQRLEPLLGNTLQRFGYA from the coding sequence ATGAGTCTCGCTGCGCGGCCGGTCATCATCATTGGCGCACCGCGTTCCGGCACCAACATGCTGCGGGATGTCCTCGTCCATTTGCCGGGGGTCGCGACATGGCCGGCCGACGAGATCAACTACATCTGGCGTCATGGCAACCTTCGATACCCTTCCGATGCGTTCGGGGTGTCCATGGCGCGCCCTCGCGTGCGCCGTTACATCCGGGCCCGGTTCGACCGGGTCGCGCGGCGTTATGGTGCGTCGACGGTGGTCGAGAAGACCTGCGCGAACTCGTTGCGAGTACCGTTCGTCGATGCGGTGGTCCCCGAAGCCCGTTACCTGTTCATCCGGCGAAACGGGTTCGACGCGATCGGCTCGGCCATGGAACGCTGGAAAGCCCCGCTGGATGTCCCCTACCTCGCCCGCAAGGCCCGTTTCGTCCCGCTGACCGACCTGCCGTATTATGGCGGCCGTTATCTGTGGCATCGGGGGTATCGCCTGTTTTCGCCCGAACGGCGGCTGGCCTCTTGGGGACCGAGACTCGACGGCATGCCGGAACTGCTTGCGCGGCATCCGCTTGACGAAATCTGCGCGCTGCAGTGGCGACAGTGTCTCGAGGCCGCGCATGGTGCACTCGAAACAATGGCTGCGCACCGCTGGATGGAAATTGTCTACGAGGATTTCGTGCGTGATCCGGAAGCGGAACTGGCCCGGATAACGGCATTCCTCGATCTCGATGTATCCGGCGAGAATCGTGCCGAAGCCGTCGTGGGCGTCCGGGCGGACAGCATCGGCAAAGGCCGTGACAGGCTGGATACCGAAGCGCGCCAGCGGCTCGAGCCGCTCCTCGGGAATACGCTGCAGCGATTCGGTTATGCATGA
- a CDS encoding glycosyltransferase family 4 protein, which produces MTSRCVAFVANRGYALTSSRSGLIRRFLDAGWDVILVTADDAESRSLCASGARLEPVIFRRGGLAPVSDLRAFRRLLAIYCRWQPALIQHFHARPVIFGNVAARRVLGDSVRIVNTITGLGRTFAGGRLAARLAGWGYAAGMRRADAGIFQNRDDYRLFLERGWISDGRAWLIAGSGVDLERFVPVDRSHRSDTAPVVVMLARLLRQKGILEFATVAARIRERWPDAHFLLAGEEEPAHPDGLTAEWVKAQEHIEYLGRLADVRPVLAEADVFLFPSRYREGLPRVVLEAAATGLPAVAFDAPGVREAVLDGETGCLVSEGDVDALTGRVTALLEDGVRRRAMGRAARRMVEESFDVHAIEDQYLSIYRDLGIPI; this is translated from the coding sequence ATGACGTCACGTTGCGTGGCCTTTGTCGCCAATCGCGGCTATGCCCTGACCAGCTCCCGCAGCGGTCTGATCCGGCGATTTCTTGACGCTGGGTGGGATGTCATCCTTGTCACGGCCGACGACGCGGAGAGCCGATCGCTCTGCGCCTCGGGCGCGCGCCTGGAGCCAGTGATATTCAGGCGCGGGGGACTGGCGCCGGTCTCGGATCTCCGGGCGTTTCGCCGGTTGCTGGCCATATACTGCCGATGGCAGCCCGCACTCATTCAGCATTTCCATGCCCGACCGGTCATTTTCGGTAACGTGGCGGCCCGGCGGGTACTCGGCGATTCCGTCCGGATTGTGAACACGATTACCGGCCTGGGACGGACGTTCGCCGGTGGCCGCCTCGCGGCACGGCTCGCCGGCTGGGGGTATGCCGCCGGTATGCGGCGGGCGGACGCCGGAATATTCCAGAACCGGGATGATTACCGGCTCTTTCTCGAGCGGGGCTGGATCAGCGACGGGCGCGCGTGGCTGATCGCGGGCTCGGGGGTGGACCTGGAGCGGTTCGTGCCGGTCGATCGCAGCCACCGGAGCGATACGGCGCCGGTCGTGGTGATGCTCGCACGCCTGTTGCGACAGAAAGGTATCCTCGAGTTCGCGACGGTAGCAGCCCGGATCCGTGAACGCTGGCCGGATGCCCATTTCCTGCTCGCCGGCGAGGAAGAGCCGGCCCATCCGGATGGCCTTACCGCTGAATGGGTGAAGGCGCAAGAGCATATCGAATACTTGGGCCGTCTTGCGGACGTTCGCCCCGTGCTGGCCGAAGCCGATGTCTTCCTTTTCCCTTCCCGATATCGCGAAGGCCTGCCCCGCGTCGTGCTCGAGGCTGCCGCGACCGGACTGCCGGCGGTCGCCTTCGACGCACCCGGTGTGCGCGAGGCCGTGCTCGATGGCGAAACCGGTTGTCTGGTTTCGGAGGGGGACGTGGATGCGCTGACCGGGCGCGTGACCGCGCTGCTCGAAGACGGAGTCCGGCGCCGGGCGATGGGGAGGGCGGCACGGCGCATGGTCGAAGAATCGTTCGACGTGCACGCGATAGAGGACCAGTACCTCTCCATCTACCGCGATCTGGGGATCCCGATATGA
- the asnB gene encoding asparagine synthase (glutamine-hydrolyzing) — translation MCGIAGFWSSNSAPDAAVVERMARRIQTRGPDDAGTWTDGSAGLAMSHRRLSILDFSPAGRQPMKSPCGRYVLVFNGEIYNHEDLRAQLEREGGYFAWRGHSDTETLLAALRHWGPPDALPRLNGMFALALWDTVERTLFLARDRMGEKPLYYGRSGDTFLFGSELKALAAHPEWRGAVDREALSLYLRHNRVPAPWSIYQGIAKLPPAHYLVVREDGRAVGEPECYWDLAWIAEQGTARAGGEPADLIEELDRLLRDSVGRQMVADVPLGALLSGGYDSTVVAACMQAQSERPVNTFSIGFHEQEYNEANQAKAVAHYLGTNHTELYVTPEEAMAVIPRLPTLYDEPFADSSQIPTFLVSQLARRHVTVALSGDGGDELFHGYERYVKAAQLWGQVSRVPAPLRRAASFALTHAPGRAMEKVMSLLPRALRINHFADRLPKLAEVLGHASGEVLYRELVSHFSNPSQLVIGGHEPETILGNPGRLPDLPGLRERMLYLDMMTYLPDDILTKVDRASMGVGLEVRVPLLDHRIVEFAWRVPTHLKYRQGQGKWLLRQVLDRYVPRELVDRPKMGFGVPIEHWLRGPLRDWAEDLLDERRLRDEGYFDPGPIRTMWEEHVSGKRRWHYYLWDVLMFQAWLAETGS, via the coding sequence ATGTGCGGCATCGCGGGCTTCTGGTCGTCAAACAGCGCCCCGGATGCCGCCGTGGTGGAACGGATGGCGCGCCGGATTCAGACGCGCGGACCGGACGATGCCGGCACCTGGACGGACGGATCGGCCGGCTTGGCGATGTCTCATCGCCGTCTTTCGATACTCGATTTTTCGCCCGCCGGCCGCCAGCCCATGAAATCGCCCTGCGGACGCTACGTGCTGGTCTTTAATGGCGAAATCTACAACCATGAGGATCTGCGCGCCCAACTGGAGCGGGAAGGTGGCTACTTCGCCTGGCGCGGGCATTCGGATACGGAAACGCTGCTTGCGGCCCTGCGTCACTGGGGGCCACCCGACGCGTTACCCCGGCTCAACGGGATGTTCGCGCTGGCGCTGTGGGACACGGTCGAACGCACGCTGTTTCTGGCCCGAGACCGTATGGGCGAGAAGCCGCTCTATTATGGCCGTAGCGGCGATACATTCCTCTTCGGCTCGGAGCTCAAGGCACTGGCGGCGCACCCGGAGTGGCGTGGCGCGGTTGATCGGGAGGCGCTAAGCCTCTATCTGCGCCATAATCGTGTGCCGGCGCCTTGGAGTATCTATCAGGGGATCGCGAAACTCCCGCCGGCGCATTACCTTGTCGTGCGCGAAGATGGCAGGGCAGTCGGTGAGCCCGAATGCTACTGGGATCTCGCGTGGATCGCAGAACAAGGAACGGCCCGGGCCGGTGGGGAACCAGCGGATCTGATCGAAGAACTGGATCGGCTCCTGCGCGATTCCGTCGGACGCCAGATGGTCGCGGATGTGCCGCTCGGTGCGCTGCTTTCCGGCGGCTATGATTCGACCGTCGTCGCGGCGTGCATGCAGGCGCAGAGTGAACGGCCGGTAAACACCTTCTCCATCGGCTTTCACGAGCAGGAATACAACGAAGCGAACCAGGCGAAAGCCGTAGCGCATTACCTGGGGACGAATCACACTGAACTCTACGTAACGCCGGAAGAGGCGATGGCGGTCATACCGCGGCTGCCCACCCTGTACGACGAACCGTTCGCGGATTCTTCACAGATCCCCACCTTCCTCGTCAGCCAGCTCGCCCGCAGGCACGTGACGGTCGCGCTCTCCGGCGACGGTGGCGATGAACTCTTCCATGGTTATGAACGGTATGTGAAAGCCGCGCAACTGTGGGGGCAAGTGAGCCGCGTGCCAGCGCCATTGCGGCGCGCCGCCAGTTTTGCACTGACTCATGCCCCCGGGCGGGCAATGGAAAAGGTGATGTCGTTGCTGCCGAGGGCGCTGCGGATCAACCATTTCGCCGATCGCCTGCCGAAGCTCGCGGAAGTCCTCGGCCATGCCAGCGGCGAAGTCCTGTACCGCGAGCTCGTGTCGCACTTCAGCAACCCCAGTCAGCTCGTCATCGGCGGCCACGAGCCGGAGACGATCCTGGGCAATCCGGGCCGGTTACCGGATCTGCCCGGTCTCCGCGAACGCATGTTGTATCTCGACATGATGACGTATCTCCCGGACGATATTCTGACCAAAGTCGATCGCGCCAGCATGGGCGTGGGCCTCGAGGTCAGAGTACCGTTGCTCGATCACCGCATCGTGGAGTTTGCCTGGCGGGTGCCAACTCACCTCAAGTACCGGCAGGGGCAGGGCAAATGGTTGTTGCGGCAGGTGCTCGATCGCTACGTTCCAAGGGAACTGGTAGACCGCCCCAAAATGGGCTTCGGTGTGCCGATCGAACACTGGCTGCGAGGCCCGTTGCGCGACTGGGCCGAGGATTTGCTGGATGAGCGGCGCCTGCGGGACGAGGGATACTTCGACCCGGGGCCCATTCGGACGATGTGGGAGGAGCACGTGTCCGGCAAACGGCGCTGGCATTACTACCTCTGGGACGTGCTCATGTTCCAGGCGTGGCTCGCGGAGACAGGGTCGTAA
- a CDS encoding glycosyltransferase, giving the protein MSVLHVITGLATGGAQQVLHRVLVHGTSESGRVTVLSLGDEGTYGSRIRALGVRVYTLGMRRGLPGPAALARLNAVVRKTRPDCIHGWMYHGNLAAWLARNLAPGRPALAWNIRHSLSDPSAEKPLTRQVLRWNRRLSGAPEALIYNSHRAREQHETFGFCSGKGRVIPNGFDLPASPPDLGTMAEVRASVDLPKDALVVGHVARFHPMKDHAGFLRTAVRIAQTRDDVYVVLIGQGVTPDNAELTALIPKTLESRFRFLGARTDAQDLMRAMDVLCLSSRGEAFPNVLGEAMARGVPCVATDVGDSAALIGETGCVVAPRDDAALFRGLTSMLERTPDELRALGVAARERVEACFGMNMMIHQYDALERQLLRARFEGTRTPRGPL; this is encoded by the coding sequence ATGAGCGTCCTACACGTGATTACGGGACTTGCAACGGGCGGCGCGCAGCAGGTGCTCCATCGTGTACTGGTGCACGGCACGAGTGAATCTGGCCGTGTGACGGTGCTTTCTTTGGGCGACGAAGGGACTTATGGCTCCCGTATACGTGCGCTCGGTGTTCGCGTATATACGCTGGGCATGCGGCGCGGTTTACCGGGGCCGGCCGCTTTGGCTCGCTTGAACGCCGTTGTACGAAAAACTCGCCCCGACTGCATACATGGCTGGATGTACCACGGCAATCTTGCTGCGTGGCTTGCCCGTAATTTGGCCCCTGGGCGCCCCGCGCTCGCCTGGAACATCCGACATAGTCTCTCCGATCCGTCCGCCGAGAAACCCCTTACCCGCCAGGTTCTTCGCTGGAACCGCCGACTCTCCGGGGCGCCGGAGGCGCTTATCTATAACAGTCACCGCGCGCGTGAACAGCATGAGACTTTCGGTTTTTGTTCTGGGAAAGGACGCGTCATTCCGAATGGCTTTGACCTCCCGGCTTCGCCGCCCGATCTGGGTACGATGGCGGAAGTGCGCGCCTCGGTGGATCTGCCTAAGGATGCATTAGTTGTCGGTCATGTAGCGCGTTTCCATCCGATGAAGGATCATGCCGGCTTTTTGCGGACTGCTGTGCGTATTGCCCAAACGCGGGACGACGTGTATGTCGTGTTGATCGGTCAAGGCGTCACGCCCGATAACGCGGAGTTGACGGCGCTGATACCGAAGACTCTCGAATCCCGCTTCAGATTTCTGGGCGCGCGAACGGATGCGCAGGACCTCATGCGGGCCATGGATGTGCTCTGCCTGAGCAGCCGGGGGGAGGCGTTCCCGAACGTGCTTGGCGAAGCGATGGCCCGCGGGGTTCCCTGTGTCGCGACTGATGTCGGGGACAGCGCCGCCCTCATCGGTGAGACCGGTTGTGTAGTGGCGCCGCGCGACGATGCGGCCCTCTTCCGTGGGTTGACGTCTATGCTGGAGCGGACCCCGGACGAACTTCGGGCCTTGGGGGTGGCCGCCCGAGAGCGGGTCGAAGCCTGTTTTGGAATGAATATGATGATCCATCAGTACGATGCGCTTGAGCGACAGTTGCTGCGGGCGCGATTCGAGGGAACGCGCACGCCGAGAGGGCCTTTGTGA